From Streptomyces sp. NBC_00370, a single genomic window includes:
- a CDS encoding GlxA family transcriptional regulator, whose amino-acid sequence MSQDSTAAPESVRKLSGRRRREVVAVLLFSGGPIFESSIPLSVFGIDRQDAGVPRYRLLVCAGEEGPLRTTGGLELTAPYGLEAISRAGTVVVPAWRSITSPPPLEALDALRRAHEEGARIVGLCTGAFVLAAAGLLDGRPATTHWMYAPTLAKRYPSVHVDPRELFVDDGDVLTSAGTAAGIDLCLHIVRTDHGAEAAGALARRLVVPPRRSGGQERYLDRSLPEEIGSDPLAEVVAWALEHLHEQFDVETLAARAYMSRRTFDRRFRSLTGSAPLQWLITQRVLQAQRLLETSDYSVDEVAGRCGFRSPVALRGHFRRQLGSSPAAYRSAYRARRPQGDPAAQGVMEPVVPAQASTQSRRTAAAASASGPVAATSAVAESDKPGSDTYATGLGRPSLPGQRSAP is encoded by the coding sequence ATGAGCCAGGACTCCACTGCCGCACCGGAGTCAGTACGGAAGCTTTCCGGGCGTCGCCGCCGGGAAGTCGTCGCCGTGCTGCTCTTCAGTGGTGGGCCCATCTTCGAGAGCTCGATCCCGCTCTCCGTGTTCGGCATCGACCGCCAGGACGCCGGCGTTCCCCGCTACCGCCTGCTCGTCTGTGCCGGCGAGGAGGGACCGCTGCGGACCACGGGCGGTCTCGAACTCACCGCGCCGTACGGACTGGAGGCGATCAGCAGGGCCGGCACGGTGGTGGTGCCCGCCTGGCGGTCGATCACCTCGCCGCCGCCGCTGGAGGCGCTGGACGCGCTGCGCAGAGCGCATGAGGAGGGGGCCAGGATCGTCGGGCTGTGCACCGGCGCCTTCGTGCTCGCCGCAGCGGGGCTGCTGGACGGCCGCCCGGCGACCACGCACTGGATGTACGCGCCGACGCTCGCCAAACGCTACCCGTCGGTCCATGTGGACCCGCGGGAGCTGTTCGTCGACGACGGGGACGTACTCACTTCGGCCGGCACAGCGGCCGGAATCGACCTGTGCCTGCACATAGTCCGGACGGACCACGGCGCCGAGGCGGCGGGCGCGCTCGCCCGCAGGCTGGTGGTCCCGCCCCGGCGCAGCGGCGGTCAGGAGCGCTATCTCGACAGGTCTTTACCAGAGGAGATCGGCTCCGACCCGCTCGCCGAGGTCGTCGCCTGGGCGCTGGAGCATCTGCACGAGCAGTTCGACGTGGAGACGCTCGCCGCCCGCGCGTACATGAGCCGCAGGACGTTCGACCGCCGGTTCCGCTCGCTGACCGGCAGCGCGCCGCTGCAGTGGCTGATCACCCAGCGGGTGCTCCAGGCGCAGCGGCTGCTGGAGACCTCCGACTACTCCGTCGACGAGGTCGCGGGCCGCTGCGGCTTCCGCTCGCCGGTGGCGCTGCGCGGTCACTTCCGGCGTCAGCTGGGCTCGTCCCCGGCCGCCTACCGCTCGGCCTACCGGGCGCGCCGCCCGCAGGGCGATCCCGCGGCGCAGGGGGTCATGGAGCCGGTCGTACCGGCGCAGGCGTCCACGCAGTCCCGGCGGACGGCGGCGGCGGCCAGCGCCTCGGGTCCGGTGGCGGCCACCTCGGCCGTCGCGGAGTCCGACAAACCCGGTTCCGACACGTACGCGACAGGTCTGGGCCGACCGAGTCTGCCAGGTCAGCGCAGCGCACCGTAG